A DNA window from Brassica napus cultivar Da-Ae chromosome C1, Da-Ae, whole genome shotgun sequence contains the following coding sequences:
- the LOC106441459 gene encoding high mobility group B protein 6 translates to MATSADPAPTKKSRNSRKALKQKNEIVATETPPSPVSAKAKSAKSFEKDLLEMQTMMEKMKIEKDKTEELLKEKDEILRRKEEELVTRDAEQEKLKTELKKLQKMKEFKPNMTFACGQSLTQAEQEKMNKKKKKKDCPETKRPSSSYILWCKEQREEVKKQNPEADFKETANILGTKWKSLSAEEKKPYEERYKVEKEAYLQVIAKEKRETEAMKLLDDEQKQKTAMDLLDQYLQFVQEGEQDIKKKSKKEKDPLKPKHPISAFLVYANERRAALRQENKNVVEVAKMTGEEWKKLSDKEKAPYEEVAKKNKETYLQAMEEYKRTKEEDAMSQKKEEEELLKLHRQEALQLLKKKEKTDNLIKKEKETKKKKKNENVDPNKPKKPASSFFLFSKDARKALTEERPGTSNSTVTALISVKWKELGEEEKQSYNNKAAKLMEAYKKELEDYNKKSAAATSSS, encoded by the exons ATGGCCACCAGCGCAGATCCAGCTCCGACGAAGAAATCGAGGAACAGCCGCAAGGCGTTGAAGCAGAAGAACGAGATCGTGGCGACGGAGACTCCGCCGTCGCCAGTCTCCGCCAAGGCGAAATCGGCGAAGTCGTTCGAGAAAGATCTGCTGGAGATGCAGACgatgatggagaagatgaagatcgAGAAGGATAAGACGGAGGAGTTGCTTAAGGAGAAGGACGAGATTCTGAGGAGGAAGGAGGAGGAGCTTGTGACGAGAGACGCTGAGCAGGAGAAGCTCAAGACGGAGCTCAAGAAGCTTCAGAAGATGAAGGAGTTCAAACCTAACATG ACGTTTGCTTGTGGCCAGTCTCTCACACAAGCTGAGCAAGAAAagatgaacaagaagaagaagaagaaggattgTCCCGAGACGAAGCGACCATCGTCATCATACATACTGTGGTGCAAGGAGCAAAGGGAAGAAGTCAAGAAGCAGAACCCTGAAGCTGACTTCAAGGAGACTGCGAACATTCTTGGCACTAAATGGAAGTCTCTTAGTGCGGAAGAGAAGAAGCCGTACGAGGAGAGGTACAAGGTGGAGAAGGAAGCTTACCTCCAGGTCATTGCTAAGGAGAAGCGTGAGACAGAGGCCATGAAGCTTCTGGATGATGAGCAGAAGCAGAAGACTGCTATGGATTTGCTTGATCAGTATCTCCAGTTTGTGCAGGAAGGTGAACAGGAcatcaagaagaagagcaa GAAGGAGAAGGATCCTCTGAAGCCAAAGCATCCCATATCTGCCTTCCTGGTTTATGCTAACGAGAGGAGAGCTGCTTTACGCCAAGAGAACAAGAACGTTGTAGAG GTCGCAAAGATGACCGGTGAAGAGTGGAAGAAGTTGTCGGATAAAGAAAAAGCACCCTACGAAGAG GTGGCAAAGAAGAACAAGGAGACATACCTGCAAGCAATGGAGGAGTACAAGAGGACGAAGGAAGAAGACGCCATGAGccagaagaaagaagaagaggagctCTTGAAACTCCACAGACAGGAAGCTCTCCAACTGCttaagaagaaggagaaaaccGACAATCTGATCAAG AAGGAGAAAgagaccaagaagaagaagaagaacgaaaACGTTGACCCAAACAAACCCAAGAAGCCTGCTTCGTCATTCTTCCTCTTCAG CAAAGACGCAAGGAAAGCTTTGACAGAAGAACGTCCAGGGACGAGCAACTCAACGGTCACCGCTCTAATCTCAGTGAAATGGAAG GAATTgggtgaagaagagaagcaaaGTTACAACAACAAAGCAGCGAAGTTGATGGAAGCATACAAGAAGGAACTTGAAGATTACAACAAGAAGAGTGCTGCGGCTACGAGCAGTAGTTAG
- the LOC106441470 gene encoding probable WRKY transcription factor 53 (The RefSeq protein has 2 substitutions, 1 non-frameshifting indel compared to this genomic sequence): MEGQKAMLAWEQKTLQSEVSLGLEAAKKLQARLSEASSPSSSSSYPAAETNEILMEQILSSYDKVLVMLNWSSSPPVQLTPATVAVVPVVNSGGIPESPASINGSPRSGDGGGSSESHRQDHMFNSRKRKMLPKWTEKVRISPERGLEGPQDDVYSWRKYGQKDILGAKFPRSYYRCTHRSTQNCWATKQVQRSDSDPTVFELTYRGTHTCRQGTPPPSHPPPASPEKRNTRPKLTTTAQKPNDLLESLKTSLTVRTEGLDDADNVFSFPNTPPFCDFGTINDEFSSPIFDVVDWLNPTVEIDPAFPTFLQESIYY, encoded by the exons ATGGAAGGTCAAAAAGCTATGTTAGCTTGGGAGCAGAAGACACTGCAAAGCGAGGTCAGTCTTGGACTAGAGGCGGCGAAGAAGCTTCAGGCACGACTTAGTGAAGCATCGTCGCCGTCATCGTCATCTTCTTATCCGGCGGCTGAGACGAACGAGATTCTCATGGAGCAGATACTCTCTTCATACGACAAAGTTCTTGTCATGCTAAACTGGTCTTCCTCGCCGCCCGTACAGCTTACTCCGGCGACTGTTGCTGTAGTTCCGGTGGTGAATTCCGGCGGAATTCCTGAATCTCCGGCGTCGATTAATGGAAGTCCGAGGAGTGAAGATGGAGGAGGTTCCAGCGAGAGTCATCGCCAAGATCACATGTTCAATTCCAGGAAAAG GAAGATGTTACCAAAGTGGACAGAGAAAGTGAGGATAAGCCCAGAAAGAGGCTTAGAAGGACCTCAAGATGATGTCTATAGCTGGAGAAAGTACGGTCAGAAAGACATTCTGGGCGCCAAGTTCCCCAG GAGTTACTACAGATGCACACACCGCAGCACACAGAACTGTTGGGCAACGAAGCAAGTCCAGAGATCGGACAGTGATCCAACCGTTTTCGAACTGACGTACAGAGGGACACACACTTGTCAGCAGGGGACACCTCCTCCTCATCCTCCACCAGCCTCGCCGGAGAAGCGAAACACCAGACCTAAACTCACCACCACTGCTCAAAAGCCTAACGACCTTCTCGAGAGTCTTAAAACAAGCTTAACAGTTCGAACCGAGGGACTCGACGACGCTGACAACGTCTTCTCATTCCCTAACACGCCGCCGTTTTGTGATTTCGGGACAATCAACGACGAGTTCAGTTCTCCCATCTTCGATGTTGTTGATTGGCTCAATCCAACGGTCGAGATTGACCCGGCCTTTCCCACGTTTTTACAAGAGTCGatctattattaa